TCCGCAATGGACCACATGAACGGTCGGCCCAAGCGCCTCTACATCTCGGGCCCGATGACGGGAATACCAGAGCACAACTTCCCGGCGTTCTTCGCGGCCGAGGAACGACTCAGGCAGGCGGGTTACGAGCCGCTCAATCCGGCGCGCAATTTTGACGGCGAGACCGACCGTGACCGGGCCGAGTACATGCGAGCCGACATGGAACTGCTGTTGCGTTGTAACGGCCTGGCGATGCTGCCCGGTTGGGAGCAGTCGCGTGGCGCCAAGCTCGAGTACATGATCGCCTGGGAACTGCGATTGCCGGTTCTCGACATCGTCACCCTGTCTGAGATCAGCAAGCCACCCACACCCTTGGTGCAGTTGCACACGCTCCGGCTTGCCGATTCCGAAGCGCCGACTCCCTCGATCCTCGATGAAGCGGCGCTGGTGACAAGCGGCGAGCGCCAGACCGACTATGGCCACCCTCGTGACGATTTCACACGAACCGCAGTGATGTGGAACGGTCTGCTCGCCACGAAACTCCGTCAGCCACTCGTGGCGATGGATGTGCCCTTGTGCATGATCGCCGTCAAACTGGCTCGTGAGGCCCACCGCCACAAGCGCGACAACCTCGTCGACATCGCCGGCTACGCCCGCACGGGAGCCATGGTCGCAGGAGATGAGTGATGGCCAGGGCAGCAGGGCGCAAGTCGAAGGTCATGATGGCCTTCGGCGATGTGCACATTCCGCACCATAATCCTCGCGCCGTCGAGGTCTTCTGCCGCGCCGTTCAGCGCATCAAGCCTGACCTGATCGTCTGTCTTGGCGATCTGCTCGATTGCGGGCAGTTCTCAGTGCATCCACCCACCTATGGCGTACCCGAGAGCGACTACAACGAGGATCTAAAGCGCGCCAACGCATTGCTCGACCGCGTGCAGCGCTGCTGCACGCGCCTCGTCATGGTCGAAGGCAATCACGAGTATCGCCTGGATCGCTGGGCCGCGGCGACCGCTGAAGGGCGAGGAGCCTACTCGCTACTGGCGCCGCGCATTCAGCTCTCCAAGGGCCGATCGCGATTCAGCTACGTGCCGTACGGCTCGGCCGATGGGCGCTACCCGCATTATCCGATCAATTCGCGCATCATCGCTGTGCACGGCTGGTCGCACGCCAAAGCCGCGACACGGGCGCACCTGCAAATCAGTCAGGGAAGGAGTGTGATCCACGGACACACCCATCGCGCTGATGCCCACATGACGCAGAATATCTGGGAAACGGGTCGCATCGTCGAGGCCCGCAGCGCCGGATGCCTGTGCAAGCCCATCCCGCTCTATGGAACCGGCCGACCAGTCGAGTGGGTCAACGCCTTCATCATCGGGTATCTCGGCCGGCGCAGTGACACTCTCT
This sequence is a window from Phycisphaerales bacterium. Protein-coding genes within it:
- a CDS encoding DUF4406 domain-containing protein, with amino-acid sequence MDHMNGRPKRLYISGPMTGIPEHNFPAFFAAEERLRQAGYEPLNPARNFDGETDRDRAEYMRADMELLLRCNGLAMLPGWEQSRGAKLEYMIAWELRLPVLDIVTLSEISKPPTPLVQLHTLRLADSEAPTPSILDEAALVTSGERQTDYGHPRDDFTRTAVMWNGLLATKLRQPLVAMDVPLCMIAVKLAREAHRHKRDNLVDIAGYARTGAMVAGDE
- a CDS encoding metallophosphoesterase, with translation MARAAGRKSKVMMAFGDVHIPHHNPRAVEVFCRAVQRIKPDLIVCLGDLLDCGQFSVHPPTYGVPESDYNEDLKRANALLDRVQRCCTRLVMVEGNHEYRLDRWAAATAEGRGAYSLLAPRIQLSKGRSRFSYVPYGSADGRYPHYPINSRIIAVHGWSHAKAATRAHLQISQGRSVIHGHTHRADAHMTQNIWETGRIVEARSAGCLCKPIPLYGTGRPVEWVNAFIIGYLGRRSDTLYTVPIMHDRCILPDGAEVSA